A region from the Tahibacter amnicola genome encodes:
- a CDS encoding acyl-CoA dehydrogenase family protein, which translates to MNTAPAPAAASSGDALRHDQSVAKGLFFGEIVEENLFPYPALRERDREMLGAMTDAIDAFLADKQAELKHWDRIAEQPAEFIQALRDMGLFGLIIPEAFGGLELSNAAYARVLCQTSQHDSSVSLTIGAHSSIGMKGVLLFGTPEQKAQYLPRLASGEMIAAFCLTESGAGSDAASVRTRATRNADGSWTLSGEKIWITNGGIADLYTVFARTDTPEGKMTAFIVEAAWPGVSHGPHEDKMGIRASSTTTVAFADVTVPAANVLGEVGKGFKVAMAILNNGRTGLGGGAVGGMKALIRLATAQSKERKQFGRPIAEFGLVREKIAQMTVDCFAAESAVWMVAHYIDSGCADYSVEAAISKIFASEAVQRASYEALQIAGGNGFMREYPYEQISRDTRILSIFEGTNEILRLYVGLSGLKDVGATLSNLKSAVGNIFNDPIKGFGVLTTYASRRVRETTGYGTDKILRELSPPLRRAAATYERYVVELSKSSDALLRRYGKSIADQQYALKRVADMAIDLFVGLCVLSRADSLVRAAHADAVAAVQIAEVFTRQARRRLSRNVRGLERNADTEMDALAARILERGDYAWDVI; encoded by the coding sequence ATGAATACCGCACCCGCGCCCGCGGCAGCATCTTCCGGCGATGCACTGCGCCACGACCAGAGCGTGGCGAAAGGTCTGTTCTTCGGTGAGATTGTCGAAGAAAACCTCTTTCCCTATCCCGCACTGCGCGAGCGCGACCGGGAAATGCTCGGTGCGATGACCGATGCCATCGATGCCTTCCTGGCCGACAAGCAGGCGGAGCTCAAGCACTGGGATCGCATCGCCGAGCAGCCCGCCGAGTTCATCCAGGCGCTGCGCGACATGGGGCTGTTCGGGCTGATCATCCCCGAGGCCTTCGGTGGACTGGAGCTATCCAATGCGGCCTACGCCCGCGTGCTCTGCCAGACGAGCCAGCACGACAGTTCCGTCTCCCTGACCATTGGTGCGCACAGCTCCATCGGCATGAAGGGCGTGCTGCTGTTCGGCACCCCGGAACAGAAGGCGCAGTACCTGCCCCGGCTCGCCAGCGGCGAGATGATCGCCGCGTTCTGCCTTACTGAATCGGGCGCCGGCTCGGACGCGGCATCCGTGCGCACGCGTGCGACGCGCAACGCCGACGGCAGCTGGACCTTGAGTGGCGAGAAGATCTGGATCACCAATGGTGGAATAGCGGATTTATATACGGTGTTCGCGCGAACCGACACCCCCGAGGGCAAGATGACCGCCTTCATCGTCGAGGCGGCGTGGCCGGGGGTCAGCCATGGTCCGCACGAGGACAAGATGGGCATCCGTGCGTCCTCCACGACGACGGTGGCGTTTGCAGACGTGACGGTTCCCGCCGCCAACGTGCTGGGTGAGGTCGGCAAGGGTTTCAAGGTTGCGATGGCGATCCTCAACAATGGGCGCACGGGACTTGGCGGCGGCGCGGTTGGCGGCATGAAGGCGCTGATCCGCCTGGCCACGGCCCAGTCCAAGGAACGCAAGCAGTTCGGACGCCCGATCGCGGAATTCGGGCTGGTGCGCGAGAAAATCGCGCAGATGACCGTCGACTGTTTTGCCGCGGAAAGCGCGGTCTGGATGGTTGCGCACTACATCGACAGCGGTTGCGCCGACTATTCCGTCGAAGCAGCGATCAGCAAGATCTTCGCCAGCGAAGCCGTGCAGCGTGCGAGCTACGAGGCATTGCAGATCGCCGGCGGCAACGGCTTCATGCGCGAATATCCCTATGAGCAGATCAGCCGCGATACGCGCATCCTGTCCATCTTCGAAGGGACCAACGAAATCCTGCGACTATACGTGGGCCTTTCCGGCCTGAAGGACGTCGGCGCCACCCTGTCGAACCTGAAATCGGCGGTGGGCAACATTTTCAACGATCCCATCAAGGGCTTTGGCGTTCTGACCACCTACGCCAGCCGTCGCGTGCGCGAAACGACCGGCTACGGCACCGACAAGATCCTGCGCGAGCTGTCGCCGCCGCTGCGACGGGCCGCCGCGACGTACGAGAGGTACGTCGTCGAGCTGTCCAAAAGTTCCGATGCGCTGCTGCGCCGCTACGGAAAGTCCATTGCCGACCAGCAATACGCGCTCAAGCGGGTGGCGGACATGGCGATCGATCTCTTCGTGGGATTGTGCGTGCTGTCGCGCGCCGATTCCCTGGTTCGCGCGGCGCATGCCGACGCGGTGGCGGCCGTACAGATTGCGGAAGTGTTTACCCGGCAGGCGCGGCGACGTCTTTCGCGCAATGTGCGCGGCCTGGAGCGCAATGCCGATACGGAGATGGACGCATTGGCGGCGCGCATCCTGGAGCGCGGCGACTACGCCTGGGATGTAATCTGA
- the proB gene encoding glutamate 5-kinase, translated as MRPAHSPHGLPPWRRAVLKVGSSLLAADGAGLSTRYALGIAEFIAAAHRAGREIVLVSSGAVAAGRALVRSQPETAHGLAARQALAAIGQTSVVALWQRFFDRPVAQVLLTHDDLRNRRRYLNARATLRELLGLGALPVVNENDTVAVDELKLGDNDNLAAIVAALVDADVLMIATDIDGLFTANPRTHSDAVPVEDVPVITPAVIAMAGGAGSTVGTGGMATKVEAAGKAAAAGIPTLLFNGTRADVLRDLSVDRLCGTRFRAEGGRLHARKYWLRHTPGNGGRICVDAGAVRALHGAGASLLPSGVVAVDGDFARGDVADIVDAEGRTIARGLCQYGAVEIRRVAGRKSREIEALLGYSYGETIVHRDDLVVLEGAVSA; from the coding sequence ATGCGTCCCGCGCATAGTCCGCACGGACTTCCTCCTTGGCGCCGCGCCGTGCTGAAGGTCGGCAGCAGCCTGCTGGCGGCGGACGGCGCCGGCCTGAGCACGCGCTACGCTCTTGGTATCGCCGAGTTCATCGCTGCGGCGCACCGCGCCGGTCGCGAAATCGTGCTGGTGTCCTCCGGTGCCGTGGCGGCGGGGCGTGCCCTGGTCCGTTCGCAGCCGGAGACAGCCCACGGTCTTGCCGCGCGGCAGGCGCTGGCGGCGATCGGTCAGACCAGCGTGGTGGCGCTGTGGCAGCGCTTCTTCGATCGACCGGTTGCCCAGGTGCTGCTGACCCATGACGACCTGCGTAACCGCCGCCGCTACTTGAACGCCCGCGCGACGCTGCGCGAACTGCTCGGCCTGGGTGCGCTGCCTGTCGTCAATGAAAATGACACGGTCGCTGTCGATGAGCTCAAGCTGGGTGACAACGACAATCTCGCCGCGATCGTCGCTGCACTGGTCGATGCGGACGTGTTGATGATTGCCACGGATATCGACGGCCTGTTCACGGCCAATCCACGCACGCACAGCGATGCCGTTCCTGTCGAGGACGTGCCGGTTATCACGCCTGCCGTCATCGCGATGGCCGGTGGCGCCGGCAGCACCGTCGGAACCGGTGGGATGGCCACCAAGGTCGAAGCGGCGGGCAAGGCTGCAGCCGCCGGCATTCCGACGCTGCTCTTCAATGGCACCCGGGCGGATGTTCTGCGCGATCTCTCTGTCGACCGCCTCTGCGGCACCCGCTTTCGCGCCGAAGGCGGGCGACTGCACGCGCGCAAGTACTGGCTGCGCCACACACCGGGCAACGGCGGGCGCATTTGCGTCGACGCCGGCGCGGTGCGCGCCCTGCATGGCGCGGGCGCGTCGCTGTTGCCCAGCGGCGTGGTGGCCGTCGATGGCGATTTCGCGCGCGGTGACGTGGCGGACATCGTCGATGCAGAGGGTCGCACCATCGCACGTGGCCTGTGCCAGTACGGCGCCGTGGAGATCCGCCGCGTGGCCGGCCGCAAGTCGCGCGAGATTGAAGCCCTGCTGGGCTATAGCTACGGCGAAACCATTGTGCATCGCGACGATCTGGTCGTCCTGGAAGGAGCAGTGTCCGCATGA
- the argC gene encoding N-acetyl-gamma-glutamyl-phosphate reductase, which translates to MKKSVGIIGARGHTGAELISLIAGHPGLELAFVSSRELDGQRVSDHNAHYRGDLRYTNLDPAQTAAHDADAVVLALPNGKAAPYVEAMGESSTILLDLSADYRFDRSWYYGLPELYRSAWQDQRRISNPGCYATAMQLAIAPIKDLLAGPPTCFGVSGYSGAGTTPSDKNDPQKLRDNLMPYSLVGHVHEREVSEHLGLPVEFMPHVAPHFRGITMTVNLWLQTPQTLPAVTGRYRERYSAEPLVRVVDEAPWVSRIAGDHGCEIGGFALAPGGKRLVVVATIDNLLKGAATQALQNLNRALGFDELTAIPVTASKAEP; encoded by the coding sequence ATGAAGAAATCCGTTGGCATCATCGGCGCGCGCGGTCACACCGGCGCCGAACTGATTTCCCTGATCGCAGGACATCCGGGCCTGGAGCTGGCCTTTGTCTCGTCACGTGAGCTGGATGGCCAGCGCGTCAGCGATCACAATGCCCACTACCGTGGCGATCTGCGCTACACCAATCTAGACCCCGCTCAGACTGCCGCCCATGACGCGGACGCTGTCGTCCTGGCCCTGCCCAACGGCAAGGCTGCTCCCTACGTCGAGGCGATGGGCGAATCCTCGACCATCCTGCTCGACCTGTCGGCCGACTACCGCTTCGATCGCAGCTGGTACTACGGGCTTCCCGAGCTGTACCGTTCCGCCTGGCAGGACCAGCGGCGCATCAGCAATCCCGGCTGTTATGCCACGGCCATGCAGCTGGCGATCGCGCCCATCAAGGATCTCCTGGCCGGCCCGCCGACCTGCTTTGGTGTTTCCGGCTATTCGGGCGCCGGAACGACGCCGTCCGACAAGAACGATCCGCAGAAATTGCGCGACAACCTGATGCCGTATTCGCTGGTCGGCCACGTGCATGAGCGGGAGGTCAGCGAACATCTGGGCCTGCCCGTGGAATTCATGCCGCACGTAGCGCCGCACTTTCGCGGCATCACCATGACCGTCAACCTGTGGCTGCAGACACCGCAGACCTTGCCGGCAGTCACTGGCCGGTATCGCGAGCGCTATTCGGCCGAGCCGCTCGTCCGCGTCGTGGACGAGGCGCCCTGGGTCAGCCGGATCGCCGGCGACCACGGCTGCGAGATCGGCGGATTCGCGCTGGCGCCGGGCGGAAAGCGTCTGGTGGTCGTCGCCACGATCGACAACCTGCTCAAGGGGGCCGCAACGCAGGCCCTGCAGAATCTCAACCGTGCCCTTGGCTTTGACGAGCTGACGGCAATTCCCGTGACCGCATCGAAGGCGGAGCCCTGA
- a CDS encoding two-component regulator propeller domain-containing protein, which translates to MSFRTYGSSQGLANPGVVQLVQDAAGFLWVGTENGLYRYDGHRFDAYGIREGLPSSQVDALKIDTSGLLWVGTHAGLAQWNGSGFSAINDVPGVTGMQVNDLAANSEGLWIATAEGLTHGVAQTAFRRATGWPAGEATALWSGARSGTIWAGWWNNSARVLAWKEGRWISYEAPPEHALERIDGLFEDDAGRTWARTSRSIWMLSHPGARFEPQKAPIPLFSNSGYFSPGNHGDFWIPTGQGIAHFDHDRWNVIDEAHGLPTNWARTVLQDREGSVWIGALGLLRIAGRGVVQSYTKSDGLPDNVVWQILRDRNDTLWIGTAHGLARFDGRQWITVTDTRANAIRSLLEAPDGTFYMAGIPANEVIRFRPPDGPVERIPLSPEAPAKRIFRLVLDDEGVLWASTDGAGLFSADTRTGTPQFRQVALPGGNNKEYISDLHRDAAGRLWAAGQFGLAVRHEGTWHRFTRADGLRRDHVAYVRALGNGNLLFAYFDPVGAAEARYESGSLKMLRHFASDTTHTPDKIFIVGEDAHRRLWFGGGEGIDLVSPYGTEHFGIAEGMPGEDCAAMAFLAEPNGDVWIGTSAGLARFDGSAHAKLPVAVAPPPVFVGLRLGTSPITPGGAPVRVPATQSHFEARFAAPSFVRDGTLQYRVRLHGLEEDPHVSDNRDVRYPALPAGDYRLEVAARISPAGAWGPSRSFEFTVLPPWWQTWWFRLLLGLSAVLVVLLGVQWRVAALHRRNRLLEEHVEHRTRELSVAHQRQSEALEALNQANDQLLTEINERLSAERAVQQRNVELETVNRKLAGTQTQLLQSEKMASVGQLAAGVAHEINTPIGYVQANLGSLRLYAENMSTLLAAYATLEKAQYADTPEYRNLQALRRDLDMDFVLADTAKLIDESQDGLQRIAQIVRDLRDFSRIDVHPGMPEWQAMDVRTGLESTLNILAHAIRDRVEVVREFGDVPLITAIPFQINQVFLAILVNALQAISGRGRVTVRTSVDGARVRVDLCDTGVGIDPAHLGRIFEPFFSTRPVGAGTGLGLSVAWSIVERHGGTIQVVSEPGHGSCFAVFLPIHPPARRNSPDGSLMH; encoded by the coding sequence TTGAGCTTCCGCACTTACGGTTCTTCCCAGGGGTTGGCCAATCCCGGTGTCGTGCAACTGGTGCAGGACGCGGCTGGCTTTCTGTGGGTCGGCACGGAGAACGGGCTGTATCGCTACGACGGCCACCGCTTCGATGCCTACGGCATCCGCGAGGGACTTCCCTCCTCACAGGTGGACGCCCTGAAGATCGACACCAGCGGCCTGCTGTGGGTCGGCACGCATGCGGGCCTGGCGCAGTGGAACGGCAGCGGATTCAGCGCCATCAACGACGTGCCCGGGGTCACCGGCATGCAGGTGAATGATCTGGCGGCCAACAGCGAGGGGCTGTGGATTGCGACCGCCGAGGGACTCACCCACGGCGTGGCGCAGACGGCTTTCCGCCGCGCAACCGGGTGGCCGGCGGGCGAAGCGACGGCATTATGGTCGGGAGCCCGCAGCGGCACGATATGGGCTGGATGGTGGAACAATTCGGCGCGCGTCCTGGCCTGGAAAGAAGGTCGCTGGATCAGCTACGAAGCACCACCCGAACACGCGCTCGAACGCATCGACGGCCTGTTCGAAGACGATGCCGGCCGCACCTGGGCCCGCACCTCTCGCAGCATCTGGATGCTCTCCCATCCGGGCGCCCGTTTCGAGCCGCAAAAAGCGCCTATTCCCCTTTTCAGCAACAGTGGCTACTTTTCACCGGGAAACCATGGCGATTTCTGGATTCCGACCGGCCAGGGCATCGCCCATTTCGATCACGATCGCTGGAACGTCATCGACGAAGCGCATGGGTTGCCGACCAACTGGGCCCGCACCGTGCTGCAGGATCGCGAGGGGTCGGTCTGGATCGGGGCACTGGGCCTGTTGCGCATCGCCGGGCGCGGCGTCGTGCAAAGTTATACCAAGTCCGACGGATTGCCCGACAACGTGGTCTGGCAAATCCTGCGCGACCGCAACGACACGCTCTGGATCGGCACGGCGCACGGGCTGGCGCGGTTCGATGGTCGCCAGTGGATCACTGTCACCGATACCCGCGCCAATGCCATCCGTTCATTGTTGGAAGCGCCGGATGGAACGTTCTACATGGCGGGCATTCCGGCTAACGAAGTGATCCGCTTCCGACCGCCGGATGGGCCCGTGGAGCGAATACCACTGAGTCCCGAAGCGCCCGCCAAGCGGATCTTCCGCCTGGTGCTCGATGACGAGGGAGTCCTGTGGGCCAGCACCGACGGCGCCGGGCTATTCAGCGCCGACACGCGGACAGGTACGCCGCAGTTCCGCCAGGTCGCGCTTCCCGGCGGCAACAACAAGGAATACATCAGCGATCTGCACCGCGACGCGGCGGGACGCCTCTGGGCAGCCGGCCAGTTCGGCCTGGCCGTGCGTCATGAGGGCACCTGGCACCGATTCACGCGGGCAGACGGGCTGCGGCGGGATCACGTGGCCTACGTCAGGGCCTTGGGCAATGGAAACCTGCTCTTTGCCTACTTCGATCCGGTGGGCGCGGCCGAGGCGCGCTACGAATCAGGTAGCTTGAAAATGCTGCGCCACTTCGCTTCGGATACGACGCACACTCCCGACAAGATCTTTATCGTCGGCGAGGACGCGCACCGTCGCCTGTGGTTCGGCGGTGGCGAAGGCATCGACCTGGTCAGCCCCTACGGCACCGAGCATTTCGGCATCGCCGAAGGCATGCCCGGCGAGGACTGCGCCGCGATGGCCTTCCTGGCCGAACCCAACGGCGATGTCTGGATCGGCACGTCCGCCGGGCTGGCCCGCTTTGACGGGTCGGCACATGCGAAGCTGCCGGTGGCCGTCGCGCCACCGCCCGTTTTCGTCGGACTGCGGCTGGGCACCTCGCCGATCACGCCTGGCGGCGCGCCCGTGCGCGTTCCGGCCACGCAGAGCCATTTCGAAGCGCGATTCGCGGCGCCCAGCTTCGTGCGCGACGGTACCTTGCAGTACCGCGTGCGCCTGCATGGTCTGGAAGAAGACCCCCATGTCAGTGATAACCGCGATGTGCGCTATCCCGCACTGCCAGCGGGCGACTATCGCCTGGAAGTGGCCGCGCGGATCAGTCCAGCCGGCGCCTGGGGCCCGTCGCGTTCCTTTGAGTTCACAGTACTGCCGCCCTGGTGGCAGACCTGGTGGTTCCGGCTGCTGCTCGGCCTCAGCGCGGTCCTCGTCGTACTGCTTGGGGTGCAATGGCGCGTGGCCGCATTGCACCGGCGTAATCGCCTGCTGGAAGAGCACGTCGAACACCGCACGCGCGAGCTGAGCGTCGCCCACCAGCGGCAGAGCGAGGCACTGGAAGCGCTCAACCAGGCCAACGACCAGCTGCTGACGGAGATCAACGAGCGATTGTCGGCCGAACGCGCCGTGCAACAGCGCAACGTGGAACTGGAAACCGTCAATCGCAAACTCGCCGGCACGCAGACGCAGCTGCTGCAGTCGGAAAAGATGGCGTCGGTGGGCCAGCTGGCCGCCGGCGTCGCGCACGAAATCAATACGCCAATCGGATACGTCCAGGCCAACCTCGGCAGCCTGCGCCTCTACGCCGAGAACATGTCCACCCTGCTTGCCGCCTACGCGACGCTGGAAAAGGCCCAGTACGCCGATACACCGGAATACCGCAATCTGCAGGCGCTGCGACGCGACCTGGACATGGACTTCGTACTGGCGGATACGGCCAAGCTGATCGATGAATCCCAGGACGGTTTGCAGCGCATTGCACAGATCGTCCGCGACCTGCGGGATTTCTCCCGCATCGACGTGCACCCGGGCATGCCCGAGTGGCAGGCGATGGACGTGCGGACAGGACTTGAAAGCACCCTCAACATCCTGGCACATGCGATTCGTGACCGCGTCGAGGTGGTGCGCGAATTCGGCGATGTGCCGCTGATCACCGCCATCCCCTTCCAGATCAACCAGGTGTTCCTGGCCATTCTCGTCAACGCGTTGCAGGCGATTTCCGGACGCGGCCGCGTGACCGTGCGCACCAGCGTCGACGGCGCCCGTGTACGCGTGGACCTGTGCGACACGGGCGTCGGCATCGATCCGGCACACCTGGGCCGGATCTTCGAGCCATTCTTCTCAACCCGGCCGGTTGGTGCGGGAACCGGGCTGGGCCTGTCGGTCGCCTGGAGTATCGTGGAACGCCACGGCGGTACCATCCAGGTCGTCAGCGAACCGGGACACGGCAGCTGCTTTGCGGTGTTCCTTCCGATTCACCCGCCCGCCCGACGCAACAGCCCCGACGGATCTCTCATGCATTGA
- a CDS encoding argininosuccinate lyase — translation MSELLWQKSGVEVDKRIMQFLAGDDVLLDREFFLHDIQASQAHVEGLARIGLITAEESAQLVRELAELGEDFHSGRFILDDSYEDGHSAIEARLIARLGDIGRKVHTGRSRNDQILVASRLWLKEKLAELVTLCRGVARVCLDRAARDDLPMPGYTHLQRAVVSSTGMWFAGFAEAFIDNARRAADTLALVDCNPLGTAAGYGVNLPLDRDFTTQRLAFGRLQLSPIYAQLSRGKFELAALDALAGALLDLRRLAWDLSLFTTAEYRFVQLPAAYTTGSSIMPNKRNPDVVELMRASYSAVAAARCEVEQLLSLPSGYQRDLQFSKGSIVHGFTRGLGALALLPNLLRELGWDAAAMRAAIESSMYATDVAIEQAAAGVPFREAYRRAADTANEAGQGRTPEASLAARVSPGGAADLRLAELERRWQAGEISDASRA, via the coding sequence ATGTCCGAACTGCTGTGGCAGAAATCCGGTGTCGAAGTCGACAAGCGCATCATGCAATTCCTCGCCGGTGACGACGTGCTGCTCGACCGCGAATTTTTCCTGCACGACATCCAGGCGAGTCAGGCCCATGTGGAGGGGCTCGCCCGCATCGGGTTGATCACGGCGGAGGAATCGGCGCAGCTGGTACGTGAACTGGCGGAACTGGGCGAGGATTTTCATTCCGGCCGCTTTATCCTGGACGACAGCTACGAAGACGGTCACTCGGCCATCGAGGCACGTCTTATTGCGCGACTGGGGGATATCGGACGCAAGGTGCACACCGGGCGCAGCCGCAATGACCAGATCCTGGTCGCGTCGCGTCTGTGGCTGAAGGAGAAGCTGGCCGAGCTGGTGACGCTATGCCGTGGCGTCGCGCGCGTTTGCCTGGATCGGGCCGCGCGCGACGACCTGCCGATGCCCGGCTACACGCACCTGCAGCGGGCGGTGGTGTCGTCCACGGGAATGTGGTTCGCCGGCTTTGCCGAGGCGTTCATCGATAACGCCCGGCGCGCGGCCGACACCTTGGCCCTGGTCGACTGCAATCCGCTCGGTACTGCGGCAGGCTATGGCGTCAACCTGCCGCTGGACCGGGATTTCACGACGCAGCGCCTGGCCTTCGGCCGCCTCCAGCTGTCGCCGATCTACGCGCAGTTGTCGCGCGGAAAGTTCGAGCTGGCGGCGCTCGACGCCCTGGCGGGCGCCTTGCTCGATCTGCGTCGTCTGGCGTGGGACCTTAGCCTGTTCACCACCGCCGAGTACCGGTTCGTGCAGCTGCCTGCCGCGTACACCACGGGCTCGTCGATCATGCCAAACAAGCGCAATCCGGACGTCGTCGAGCTGATGCGGGCGAGCTATTCCGCCGTGGCGGCCGCACGCTGCGAAGTGGAACAGTTGCTTTCGCTGCCGTCGGGTTACCAGCGCGATCTGCAGTTTTCCAAGGGCTCCATCGTGCATGGATTCACGCGTGGGCTTGGTGCTCTGGCGCTTTTGCCGAATCTGTTGCGTGAGCTGGGCTGGGATGCCGCCGCCATGCGCGCGGCGATCGAGAGCAGCATGTATGCCACCGACGTGGCGATTGAGCAGGCCGCCGCCGGCGTGCCGTTCCGCGAAGCCTACCGGCGTGCGGCGGATACGGCGAACGAAGCGGGGCAGGGGCGTACACCGGAAGCCAGCCTTGCGGCCCGCGTGTCCCCCGGCGGCGCTGCTGACCTGCGTCTGGCGGAGCTTGAACGGCGCTGGCAGGCCGGGGAGATCAGCGATGCGTCCCGCGCATAG
- a CDS encoding glutamate-5-semialdehyde dehydrogenase, giving the protein MTDSIRTLALACRDAAATVAALDAARKAAVLVAMAEAIEHDADAILSANALDMAAARQKALSSAMLDRLALDPARVRAMADALRHVAGLPDPVGSVTRRETRPNGLTIERVRVPLGVVAMIYEARPNVTADAAGLCLKAGNGVILRGGSEALHSNRAIAAALGRALEISGISPHAITLVEDTRREVMVELLQLTDIVDLAIPRGGEGLIRFVAEHARVPVIKHYKGVCHLFVDKDADLALALALLVDGKTTRPAVCNALETLLVHRACAGQFLPAAVQALRARGVELRLCERGIAIAGDHTLATDDDYAAEFLDLVLAVKVVDGIDQAIHHIRRFGSDHTEVIATRDAQRADHFVRSLRSAVVMVNASSRFSDGGELGLGAEIGISTTRLHAYGPMGAESLTIERFVVRGNGQVRHAPT; this is encoded by the coding sequence ATGACTGACTCGATCCGTACCTTGGCCTTGGCCTGCCGCGACGCCGCCGCGACCGTGGCAGCGCTGGATGCGGCGCGCAAAGCGGCGGTGCTCGTGGCGATGGCCGAGGCGATCGAACACGATGCCGATGCCATCCTGTCTGCCAACGCGCTCGACATGGCTGCAGCGCGGCAGAAGGCGCTCTCTTCGGCGATGCTGGATCGGCTCGCTCTGGATCCGGCGCGTGTTCGTGCCATGGCTGACGCACTGCGCCATGTGGCCGGATTGCCGGATCCGGTGGGGAGCGTGACGCGTCGGGAAACCCGGCCCAATGGCCTCACGATCGAACGCGTCCGCGTGCCACTCGGTGTGGTGGCAATGATCTATGAGGCCAGGCCGAATGTCACCGCTGACGCGGCGGGTCTCTGCCTGAAGGCCGGCAATGGCGTGATCCTTCGCGGCGGTTCGGAAGCCCTGCATTCCAACCGCGCCATCGCGGCCGCGCTGGGGCGCGCGCTGGAGATTAGCGGTATTTCACCGCACGCGATCACCCTGGTGGAGGATACGCGCCGCGAGGTCATGGTCGAACTCCTGCAGTTGACGGACATTGTGGATCTTGCCATTCCGCGCGGTGGCGAAGGGCTGATCCGGTTTGTCGCCGAGCACGCGCGCGTGCCGGTGATCAAGCACTACAAGGGTGTCTGCCATCTTTTCGTCGACAAGGACGCGGACCTGGCGTTGGCGCTGGCACTCCTGGTGGATGGGAAGACCACGCGCCCGGCGGTCTGCAACGCGCTGGAGACACTGCTGGTCCATCGCGCGTGTGCGGGGCAGTTCCTTCCAGCCGCGGTGCAAGCTCTCAGGGCCCGCGGGGTCGAGTTGCGCCTGTGCGAACGCGGCATCGCCATTGCCGGTGATCATACGCTGGCGACCGATGACGACTACGCGGCCGAATTTCTCGACCTGGTGCTGGCGGTGAAGGTGGTCGACGGTATCGACCAGGCTATCCACCACATCCGGCGATTCGGCTCGGATCACACCGAAGTCATCGCTACGCGCGATGCGCAACGCGCGGATCATTTCGTACGCAGCCTGCGCTCGGCGGTGGTGATGGTGAATGCGTCGTCGCGCTTTTCCGATGGCGGCGAGCTCGGCCTGGGCGCCGAGATTGGTATCTCCACCACCCGATTGCACGCCTATGGTCCGATGGGAGCGGAATCGCTCACCATCGAGCGCTTTGTCGTGCGCGGCAACGGCCAGGTTCGCCACGCTCCCACCTGA
- the prfH gene encoding peptide chain release factor H — protein MILFQLSSAQGPDECCLAVALALRRLLREAQDSGVTAAVIESVAGDRPGTYRSVLLQLEGAAAASLARAWDGTLQWICASPYRRHGRKNWFIGGIRYDVPESIPSGSIVYETLRASGPGGQHVNRTESAVRATHVESGISVKVQSERSQHANRRLASLLILQRLQEQQQEAGDRQRAERRLSHHAVSRGNAIRIFRGDSFE, from the coding sequence ATGATTCTGTTCCAGCTTTCCTCGGCACAAGGTCCGGACGAATGCTGCCTGGCCGTCGCCCTCGCCCTGCGCCGTCTTCTGCGTGAAGCCCAGGATTCGGGCGTGACGGCAGCGGTGATCGAATCCGTCGCCGGGGATCGTCCCGGCACGTATCGCTCGGTGCTGCTGCAGCTGGAGGGCGCGGCCGCGGCGAGCCTCGCACGGGCCTGGGACGGAACCCTGCAGTGGATCTGCGCCAGCCCCTACCGCCGGCACGGGCGCAAGAACTGGTTTATCGGCGGCATCCGCTACGACGTGCCCGAATCGATCCCGTCGGGCAGCATCGTGTACGAGACACTGCGTGCATCAGGCCCTGGTGGACAGCACGTCAACCGCACGGAATCGGCCGTCCGGGCGACGCACGTCGAGAGCGGTATCAGCGTGAAGGTGCAATCAGAACGCAGTCAGCATGCCAACCGGCGTCTGGCGTCGCTACTTATTCTGCAGCGCCTCCAGGAACAGCAGCAGGAAGCGGGAGATCGCCAGCGCGCGGAGCGGCGTCTTTCGCACCACGCTGTCTCCCGCGGCAACGCCATACGAATATTTCGTGGCGATTCGTTCGAGTAG